A segment of the Candidatus Synechococcus calcipolaris G9 genome:
ATACAGACCGCCATTAACCAGGGGGGATTCAACATCAATGCCATTTCTGGCTGGGGGCAGACATGGTGGCCCATGGTGTAAATGATTTGGGCAATTTGGGGTAACAGGGGTAAATTTGAACCAGCTAAAAAGGGAGCCGCCAAGGGTCCCAAGATCAAGGCTCCTAAAATAAAATCCGCCCAAAACCGTCGCGATCGCCCCAGCATGATTAAATATCCTTAATTATTATCCCGGTCGATGATTATTATTGTACTGAATCCGTGCCCCGGCCCAGGCTAGTTTTTCCCGCAGGGTTTGATAAAAAGAATAGTGATCTTGGAGTAAGATAAATCGCGCTTGAAAATCCGCCATAGACACCTCCACCCGCTGTCCCGGCCAAATTGAGGTGGCTAAAACCCCATCCATCCATAATTTTGTATGCAGATTACGATCTTCCAGGGGCCAAATACTGACGACGGAGCGGGAAGGTAAAACAATGGGGCGACTGGATAAACTTAGGGGACAAATAGGCGTAACGGCGATCGCCTCCATGCCCGGATGCAAAATGGGGCCATTGGCGGCCACGGTGTAGCAGGTGGAGCCAGTGGGGGTTGCCACTAATAACCCATCTCCTTGGTATTGATCCACCACATCCCCGTCGATTTCCATTTCCAGTACGGATGTAATCATGCGATCGGCGGAAGCGGGTTTAATGCACATTTCATTCAGAGCAACATAGCGATCGCCAATGGGTTGGGAATCGGAGCGGATGCCTTCCCATATCTGGGCCTGGAGCATCATCCGTTGCTGCATGGCGTACTGATCATTGGCCAGGCGATCGCACACCTGGTTTAAGTCGGCAAAGCGATCGAAGGACTCCGTTAAGAAACCCAAGTGTCCCCCCACATTCACCGCCAAAATCGGCACGTGATCCGCCGCCAAATGCCGGGCCGCCGATAAGCAAGTGCCATCCCCCCCCAAGACAATGGCCAGAT
Coding sequences within it:
- a CDS encoding NAD(+) kinase, producing the protein MQLKQAIVVYKAGDKLSRSWAEKAAQHLEERGCRVMIGPSGPQDNPYPVFMASVSQPIDLAIVLGGDGTCLSAARHLAADHVPILAVNVGGHLGFLTESFDRFADLNQVCDRLANDQYAMQQRMMLQAQIWEGIRSDSQPIGDRYVALNEMCIKPASADRMITSVLEMEIDGDVVDQYQGDGLLVATPTGSTCYTVAANGPILHPGMEAIAVTPICPLSLSSRPIVLPSRSVVSIWPLEDRNLHTKLWMDGVLATSIWPGQRVEVSMADFQARFILLQDHYSFYQTLREKLAWAGARIQYNNNHRPG